A window of Chlamydomonas reinhardtii strain CC-503 cw92 mt+ chromosome 9, whole genome shotgun sequence contains these coding sequences:
- a CDS encoding ribosomal protein S10 codes for MLIPKKNRREVYKYLFKEGVLQAEKDFNLKEHPEIPGVPNLQVIKLMQSFKSQELVTERFSWRHYYWFLTNKGIDYLREYLNLPSEIVPATLKKSNRPLERGPPMRGGDRGDRPPRREGGFGGPREGGREGYRGAPREGGGFGRGADKAGAPGAYQPQFGGSGGFGRGGAAPQ; via the exons ATGCTTATCCCCAAGAAGAACCGCAGGGAGGTGTACAAGTACCTCTTCAAGG AGGGTGTCCTTCAGGCGGAGAAGGACTTCAACCTCAAGGAGCACCCGGAGATCCCCGGCGTGCCCAACCTGCAGGTCATTAAGCTCATGCAGAGCTTCAAGTCCCAGGAGCTGGTGACTGAGCGCTTCTCCTGGCGCCACTACTACTG GTTCCTGACCAACAAGGGCATTGACTACCTGCGCGAGTACCTGAACCTGCCCAGCGAGATCGTGCCCGCCACCCTGAAGAAGTCCAACCGCCCCCTGGAGCGTGGCCCgcccatgcgcggcggcgaccgcggcgaccgcccgccccgccgtgag GGTGGCTTCGGTGGCCCCCGCGAGGGTGGCCGCGAGGGCTACCGCGGTGCTCcccgcgagggcggcggcttcggccgcGGTGCCGACAAG gccggcgcccccggTGCCTACCAGCCCCAGttcggcggctcgggcggcttcggccgcggcggcgccgccccccagtAA